AGCCGGAGATTGCAAGAAATAGGAAGATGGCCATCCACGATACAAATGAAGTCGGGACAGTAGGTGTGGAGCGCAAATGTTGTCTTCTCAAGAGGTGGTGGTAATCAAGAGGTGGTGGTAAATTTTGGAGGGAATCACAACACTCGTTTCACTCCGTCCGTCCCATGAGAATTGCCTGGAATTCCAACCATCCCCTCCTTGAAAAGGAGGGGATGGCTAAGCATCCCGGCACGGGTGGGAAGATGCTAAGGAAGGTGAACTTCGAAACGCTCACATCCCCGGCTGCGGATTGACGCTTTGCATTACGCCAAACGTATTGCCCTCAGTATCGAGGCAATAGGCGAAATACCCGACATCCGGGATCAGATCCTTCGGCATTTTGATCTTGCCGCCAGCCGCGACGACTTTCGCGAGATACGCGTCGATGTCCGGCACGTCGATGGTGTTCACAGTCCCCGCGCCGGGCTCCGGACGCATGAGCATACCGCCGTTAATGCCGGGCCATTGGGCATTCGTGGCAGTATTGGCGGGTGCGCCATTGGCGGGTGCGCCGGCACTTGTGCCGCTCTTGGCATTGTCCGTATTAACGAGCCAGTACGGCATTGGGCCGTCCCATTTTGTGATTTGCCAGCCGAATACGTCCGAGTAGAATTTCGTCGCCCGGTCGGCATTGTCCATTGGAATTTCAAAGTGTACGATGCGTGGCATAAAGTGCTCTTTCTAAGAATCGTTAGGTGAATACGATAATAGGTGCCCATCAGGGGCGCCATCAATATACGACAAAATCTTGTGGTTAGTTGAGAGTGGACCGTGGAAGGATGAGTGTGCGGATCGATGATTCGAGATTATGAGGCCGGTCCATATTCATTATTCACTCTTCAACTGTCAACTATCCACTCTCAACTATCCACTATCCCGCTGTTACCGGAATCCCGTTTACCCGTAGTGCGGTTATGCCAAGCACACAGATGGCCAAACGAACCGGTCTGCTCTTCTTCTCACTTTTCCTTGTCGCTTCAGGTTTGCGGGCGCAGCCTGCACGGTTGGTGCGCGACACCATCGTGCCGAATCCCGGCGGCAACGTGCTGGTTGCGGTGCCGGCACAATTGCCCGACCAGGACTCTGCCGACGACCGCCCCTGCTTTTCGCTGGATGGCCGCACCATGTACTTTGGCTCCCGGCGTCCCTCCAAGGACCCCTGGCGCAAGCCTGACCCGAATCCCAGTTGGAAATGGGATAGCGACCTCTGGTATCGAAAGCTTACAGATTCCGGCTGGTCGGCCCCGATCAATGTCGGCGCGCCAATCAATAACTCTGGTGGTCAACTCAACCCAACAGTCTCACCCCGTGGGGATGTGCTTTATTATGTTAGTGGAGGTCCTACGCTTTGGATGGCGAGGATTGCTCGCTCTGGTCCTGGTGCCACGACCATTTCCAAGATAAAAGAGAAAGCAAGTAGCTTTCGAAGTCGGAAATCTATGGCTCTGGTCCGACAAGCTGATACGGCTATCAGTCAGCAGTTCCAGTCGCCGACGCCCGTTGGTGGAATGCTGAACTACATCTACCAAAGGCAGATGCAGGTAATGGCTCAGTTTCACGATTCGATTTGGAATGTTGTCAACCGGGAGATGTTGCCGGATTCGGATCTTAAGTATCGCGCACCCGATGCCTGGAATCTCCATTTTATCGAACGGCTGACGCAGCATCTCAAGACGTCGCAGAACGCCGATTTTTACTCCATGCTGATCCGCTGCGAATCGACCATCACGCCGGATGGCAAGGCGGCGATTATCAGCGAGAATTTCGGTAAACATGGCGAGTATGGCATGGATGGAGAGGGTGGCGAGGATTTATGGCTCGTGACGATCGATGCCAAAGGAGGATGGGATACCGTCAAGTATCTCGGCGGTCACATTAATTCGCCATACGATGAGACCTACCCCTTCCTTGCTGCCGATGGTGTGACGCTCTACTTCACCTCGAACCGTCCGTGCAAGACGTGTCTGCTTGGCACCAGTGGCGCGCAGGACTTATACCGTGCGCAATGGAATGGCACGACGTGGAGCGATCCGGTACCACTCGGTCCGCCATTCAATTCTGCCTCGGACGATTATGGGTTTTCGATCGGGCCGGACGGCAAGACGGCGTATTTCGTCTCGAATCGCACGGGGAAGTCGAGACTATATCAAGTGAGTCTTTCGCCGACAGATTCCACGATTGCGCCGAAACCTGTCGTCGTGCTGCAAGGGACTGTCACGGATGCGAAGACGCATAAGCCGCTCGCCGCCGAGATTTTCGTGGACGATCTTTCGGCGGATAAAGCGAGCCAGAGCGTCATGAGTGATTCCGTTTCCGGAGCGTACATGCTTGCCGCCCAGCGTGGACATCGTTTCGGCGTGCAGGCTATCGCGGATGGGCACTTGCCGCATTCGGAGCGATTCACTGTGCCGCAGGAAGGCTCGTTCGATCGCACCAAGCTCGATCTCGAACTGGCCGCGACCGAAGTTGGCGCGAGGGCCGAATTGAAAAATGTCTATTTCGAATTTGGCAAAGCCGATCTTCTTCCCGAGAGCAAACTGGAACTCACGCGCATGGCGCAATTCCTCCGCAAGTCCAACAAGACGACACTCGAGATTGATGGGCACACCGATGATGTGGGCACCCTCGCAGCAAACCAAACGCTCTCAGAGAATCGGGCAAAGGCCGTACTTGAGTATCTCGCGCTCATCGGCATTAATCGAGCGAGGATGAAGGCCGTTGGCTTCGGAAAGACTCGTCCCCGGGTAAAAGGAACTTCCGATGAAGCCCGCGCCCAAAACCGCAGGGTCGAGATGACGATTACGAGCGAGAGCGATTAGTGCTATCGCCTGTATGTCATGCTCACTTGCGTCTTCGCCTCACCGATGAAGATGCCAATACCATCGCCGGAGACGTTCCACTTAGGGTTCGTGCCGCTGGAGCCGAAAATATCCCCGCCGTTGTCATAGTGTTCATACGTTCTGAGGAAGTCATAGTAGGCTCTATCGTAGCCCGCGATTGTCAATTTGGCGGCAAAGCCATTGGTGTCCATCCGCGACAAATAGAACGAATAGGTTAAAGAGATCAGCCGTTCGGATGAGGTGTCATTCGGGAGCGTGTAGTCCTGATAGG
The nucleotide sequence above comes from Bacteroidota bacterium. Encoded proteins:
- a CDS encoding VOC family protein; amino-acid sequence: MPRIVHFEIPMDNADRATKFYSDVFGWQITKWDGPMPYWLVNTDNAKSGTSAGAPANGAPANTATNAQWPGINGGMLMRPEPGAGTVNTIDVPDIDAYLAKVVAAGGKIKMPKDLIPDVGYFAYCLDTEGNTFGVMQSVNPQPGM
- a CDS encoding OmpA family protein, which gives rise to MPSTQMAKRTGLLFFSLFLVASGLRAQPARLVRDTIVPNPGGNVLVAVPAQLPDQDSADDRPCFSLDGRTMYFGSRRPSKDPWRKPDPNPSWKWDSDLWYRKLTDSGWSAPINVGAPINNSGGQLNPTVSPRGDVLYYVSGGPTLWMARIARSGPGATTISKIKEKASSFRSRKSMALVRQADTAISQQFQSPTPVGGMLNYIYQRQMQVMAQFHDSIWNVVNREMLPDSDLKYRAPDAWNLHFIERLTQHLKTSQNADFYSMLIRCESTITPDGKAAIISENFGKHGEYGMDGEGGEDLWLVTIDAKGGWDTVKYLGGHINSPYDETYPFLAADGVTLYFTSNRPCKTCLLGTSGAQDLYRAQWNGTTWSDPVPLGPPFNSASDDYGFSIGPDGKTAYFVSNRTGKSRLYQVSLSPTDSTIAPKPVVVLQGTVTDAKTHKPLAAEIFVDDLSADKASQSVMSDSVSGAYMLAAQRGHRFGVQAIADGHLPHSERFTVPQEGSFDRTKLDLELAATEVGARAELKNVYFEFGKADLLPESKLELTRMAQFLRKSNKTTLEIDGHTDDVGTLAANQTLSENRAKAVLEYLALIGINRARMKAVGFGKTRPRVKGTSDEARAQNRRVEMTITSESD